From Vitis vinifera cultivar Pinot Noir 40024 chromosome 3, ASM3070453v1, the proteins below share one genomic window:
- the LOC109122320 gene encoding uncharacterized mitochondrial protein AtMg00810-like gives MVLTGTSPALIKTLITRLSKEFAMKDLGSLHYFLGVEVQHNSQGLFLSQTKYALDLLQRVDMIEAKPISTPFVVDHFRALKRILRYVKGTVHHGLQLHCTSSHELLAYSDTDWAGCPDTQQSTSGYLIFFGPNLVSWCSKKQSTISRSSAEAEYRSLAITTAEVA, from the exons ATGGTGCTTACTGGCACCAGTCCTGCTTTGATCAAGACTCTTATCACTCGGTTATCCAAAGAATTTGCAATGAAAGATTTGGGTTCTCTACACTATTTTCTTGGTGTTGAAGTCCAACATAACTCTCAAGGCTTATTTCTTAGCCAAACCAAGTATGCTCTTGATTTACTACAACGTGTTGACATGATTGAGGCCAAACCCATTTCTACTCCTTTTGTTGTTG ATCATTTTCGAGCACTCAAACGCATATTGCGTTATGTTAAAGGCACAGTCCATCATGGTCTTCAACTTCACTGCACCTCCTCTCATGAGTTGCTTGCTTATTCTGACACTGATTGGGCTGGTTGTCCTGATACACAACAATCTACCAGTGGCTATCTTATATTCTTTGGCCCTAATCTTGTCTCTTGGTGCTCTAAGAAACAATCTACTATTTCTCGCTCTAGTGCTGAAGCTGAGTATAGATCCTTAGCCATTACTACTGCTGAAGTTGCTTAG
- the LOC104878905 gene encoding sucrose synthase 2 produces the protein MAVNPITRSRSKHIAINYHFVRELIANGSLKVAFTSSHLQLADSFTNGVSKPQFLLFRNKLHVIPSTTLNLQGDRSKPSWRVVSDTRLMKETLRFLDINTGPTIRSDVTTNFELSVGIQHDFSYRPLIHDVLGGQIVYMLDQVCALENEMLLKIQKQGLDVIPKILIVTRLIPDAKGTTRNQRLERISEDVSNEIAAELQGVPDLIIGNYSDGNLVASLLSYKLGITQCNIAHALEKTKYPESDIYWRKFEDKYHFSSQFTADLIAMNNADSIITSTYQEIAGSKNHVGQYESHTAFTLPGLH, from the exons ATGGCGGTCAATCCAATCACTCGGTCTCGATCTAAGCACATTGCGATTAATTATCATTTTGTTCGTGAATTGATAGCAAATGGTTCTTTAAAAGTCGCATTTACTTCCTCCCATCTTCAACTTGCCGATTCTTTTACCAATGGCGTCTCCAAGCCTCAGTTCCTACTTTTTCGTAACAAGCTTCATGTTATTCCTTCTACCACACTCAACTTGCAGGGTG ATAGATCCAAGCCAAGTTGGAGAGTGGTGTCGGACACGCGCTTGATGAAGGAAACATTGAGGTTCTTGGATATAAACACGGGTCCTACCATCAGATCTGATGTGACAACCA ACTTTGAGCTATCAGTTGGAATCCAGCATGACTTTAGTTATCGGCCGCTCATTCATGATGTGCTGG GTGGACAGATTGTTTATATGCTGGATCAAGTGTGTGCCTTGGAAAATGAGATGCTTCTTAAGATACAAAAGCAAGGACTTGATGTCATTCCTAAAATTCTCATAGTTACCCGTCTTATACCTGATGCAAAGGGGACCACACGCAATCAGAGACTTGAAAGAATCAGTG AGGATGTATCAAATGAAATTGCTGCCGAGCTACAGGGAGTTCCAGATCTGATCATTGGCAACTATAGTGATGGGAATCTTGTTGCATCTTTATTATCTTATAAGCTGGGAATTACGCAGTGCAATATTGCTCATGCAttggagaaaacaaaatatccaGAGTCTGATATATATTGGAGAAAATTTGAGGATAAGTACCATTTCTCAAGCCAATTTACTGCTGATCTAATTGCAATGAACAATGCAGATTCTATAATCACCAGTACATACCAAGAGATTGCCGGAAGCAAGAATCATGTTGGACAGTATGAGAGCCACACAGCCTTCACTCTTCCAGGGCTGcactga
- the LOC132253473 gene encoding receptor-like protein 9DC1, whose protein sequence is MSYPKTESWKKGSDCCSWDGVAYDKVTGHVIGLDLGCSWLFGIIHSNSTLFLFPHLRRLNLASNDFNGFSISTGFGRFSTLTRLNLSYYVFSGKIAPEIFHLSNLFHFIYLGIIEQNLPRMTSILCWVKTTVGFNQANLFEADVPDLIKDVSTARWRPPSPSTGIKDVFTGGWRPPSPSTGPTSSKPTSLTSSKKSPSRTASSGLWAKSVPRSES, encoded by the exons ATGTCTTATCCCAAAACAGAGTCTTGGAAGAAGGGTAGTGATTGCTGCTCATGGGATGGGGTCGCCTATGATAAGGTGACAGGCCATGTAATTGGGTTGGACCTCGGTTGCAGCTGGCTCTTTGGCATCATCCATTCCAATAGTACCCTTTTCCTCTTTCCCCACCTGCGAAGGCTCAACCTTGCTTCCAATGACTTCAATGGGTTTTCTATTTCAACTGGGTTTGGCCGCTTCTCAACTTTGACGCGTCTCAACCTCTCCTACTATGTATTTTCTGGAAAAATTGCACCTGAAATCTTCCACCTCTCCAACTTGTTTCACTTTATCTATTTGGGAATTATAGAGCAGAATTTGCCCCGCATGACTTCAATTCTCTG TTGGGTGAAGACCACGGTCGGCTTCAACCAGGCCAACCTCTTCGAGGCCGACGTCCCAGACCTTATCAAAGACGTCTCCACAGCTAGGTGGAGACCACCTTCGCCGTCAACCGGGATCAAAGACGTCTTCACAGGTGGGTGGAGACCACCATCGCCGTCAACTGGGCCAACCTCCTCCAAGCCGACGTCTTTGACCTCATCAAAGAAGTCTCCCTCAAGGACCGCGAGCTCAGGATTGTGGGCGAAGTCGGTGCCAAGATCCGAGTCTTAG
- the LOC104878894 gene encoding serine/threonine-protein phosphatase 7 long form homolog, which translates to MFDVCVSFQLYLQIRCSPERVIRVIEKLEPKQKAAIEEIGFGSLLQLRCRKIDHGLCLWLINSFNPNTYILKLYNTCIKLSPIDVEFIEGLRARGFKIGMNKDVSHKNDLCKKYCDKKGRLPLVMLENQIREDKKGGNDFKVRFVLFVLGALLCPTMKLFVNRSFLHLMEDIDSIKKMNWAEFVLSYLVHGIEEVKKKQQSGVCGCLLFLMLFYHEHISFEEKFLPLYTRPSPRITAWGDDEVLDRKRRLKKLGGYANENLKIWVIENEIRDCVDGNATIMASENEDDEKFVINLNKDVIK; encoded by the exons atgtttgatGTTTGTGTATCTTTTCAGTTATATCTTCAAATTCGATGCTCCCCCGAGCGAGTGATTAGAGTGATTGAAAAATTAGAACCAAAGCAAAAGGCAGCCATAGAAGAAATAGGATTTGGTAGTCTCTTGCAACTTCGATGTAGGAAAATTGATCATGGGTTATGTCTTTGGTTGATAAATAGTTTTAATCCGAACACTTATATCTTAAAGTTGTATAATACTTGTATCAAATTATCCCCCATTGATGTTGAATTTATTGAGGGATTGAGGGCAAGAGGGTTCAAGATTGGCATGAACAAAGATGTTAGCCATAAGaatgatttatgtaaaaaatattgtgataaaaaaggGCGATTGCCATTAGTgatgttagaaaatcaaattagggaGGATAAAAAGGGTGGAAACGATTTTAAAGttcgttttgtattatttgtgttgGGTGCATTATTGTGCCCAACAATGAAGCTTTTTGTGAATCGTTCTTTCTTACATCTTATGGAAGACAtcgattcaataaagaagatgaattggGCAGAATTTGTGTTGTCCTATCTTGTGCACGGGATTGAAGAGGTTaagaagaaacaacaaagtggggtttgcggttgcttattgtttttaatg TTATTCTACCACGAGCATATATCGTTTGAAGAGAAATTTCTACCGCTATATACTCGACCTTCTCCTCGGATTACTGCTTGGGGAGATGATGAAGTATTGGACAGGAAACGAAGATTGAAAAAACTTGGTGGATATGCAAATGAGAAT CTCAAAATATGGGTGATAGAAAATGAGATAAGGGATTGCGTTGATGGAAATGCAACGATAATGGCGAGTGAGAATGAGGACGATGAGAAATTTGTAATCAATCTAAACAAAGATGTTATTAAATGA
- the LOC104878902 gene encoding protein FAR1-RELATED SEQUENCE 5-like, with protein MDYVCFRDVLAFDTTYRTNAYKKPLVVLVGVNHHHQTVVFCCALLIDESVWTYEWVLETFLDAMMNKKPISVVTDGDKAMRKAIKKVLPDTCHRLCSWHLQLNAFTNVHIKDFSSIFARCMFMRGNEEEFEKVWHEMVANLGLNENRWVTEIYGKRKRWAEAYLHGNFFGGMRTTQRCESMNAYLNRFLKIRLRLYEFVQQFDRAILRIRQNEAKAKFESNNSSPVLSTKLSILENHVATVYMKESFLKFCEEMKNAELFFVLGLVEHLEEIPQSCIMKRWTKLAKVYTRSVPVNETDNDMDRFVRYGSLSSMCNKLSYFTSDTSSSFIEAKNEIQNLTARMEELYNYNLKGKKIAADGATGTNQVRDPNIVKTKGNPGKVAMNVQKGRRCSRCKRVGHTI; from the exons ATGGATTATGTGTGTTTTAGAGATGTCCTAGCATTTGACACAACTTATAGGACAAATGCCTATAAAAAGCCTCTAGTAGTGTTGGTCGGTGTTAATCATCACCACCAAACTGTTGTATTTTGTTGTGCGTTATTGATAGATGAAAGTGTTTGGACATATGAATGGGTGTTGGAGACATTTCTTGATGCAATGATGAATAAGAAACCCATATCTGTTGTAACCGATGGGGATAAAGCTATGCGTAAGGCAATTAAAAAAGTATTACCCGATACGTGTCATCGATTGTGTTCATGGCATTTGCAACTAAATGCATTCACGAATGTGCATATTAAGGACTTCTCAAGCATATTTGCAAGGTGCATGTTCATGCGTggaaatgaagaagaatttgaaaaggtTTGGCATGAAATGGTTGCAAATTTGGGACTTAATGAGAATCGTTGGGTGACCGAGATATATGGGAAACGTAAAAGATGGGCAGAGGCGTATTTACATGGAAATTTCTTTGGAGGGATGAGAACCACACAAAGGTGTGAGAGTATGAATGCATATCTAAATAGATTCTTAAAAATTCGCTTGCGATTGTATGAGTTTGTACAACAATTTGATAGAGCCATACTGAGAATACGGCAAAACGAGGCAAAGGCAAAGTTCGAGTCGAACAATTCTTCACCCGTGCTTTCAACCAAACTATCCATACTTGAAAATCATGTTGCGACAGTATACATGAAAGAATCTTTCCTTAAATTTTGTGAGGAGATGAAAAATGCAGAGTTATTCTTTGTGTTAGGTCTT GTGGAGCATTTGGAAGAGATTCCTCAGTCATGTATTATGAAGAGGTGGACAAAGTTAGCAAAGGTGTATACAAGATCAGTACCAGTGAATGAGACGGATAACGACATGGATCGGTTTGTACGATATGGTTCATTGAGTTCGATGTGCAACAAGCTCTCCTACTTTACGTCAGATACGTCATCTTCATTTATAGAGgccaaaaatgaaatacaaaatttgaCGGCGAGAATGGAGGAACTCTATAACTATAAtttgaaagggaagaaaatagcAGCAGATGGAGCGACAGGTACTAACCAAGTTCGTGATCCAAATATTGTGAAGACTAAAGGAAATCCAGGCAAAGTGGCAATGAATGTTCAAAAGGGAAGACGATGTAGTCGTTGTAAAAGAGTGGGTCACACAATTTGA
- the LOC104878901 gene encoding protein FAR1-RELATED SEQUENCE 12-like, giving the protein MTLSNSVYLQMMQSVKEKTIKREFEMKEEDVVNDDAFIGGTYHLGRNGLKEKVLKGISDEEVYKLQFDCIDEAKTFYNMLAKVAGFSIRKDDLKRDKNGDIISRKWVCSREGQ; this is encoded by the exons ATGACGTTGTCGAATTCGGTTTATCTTCAA ATGATGCAATCGGTGAAGGAGAAAACAATCAAGCGGGAGTTTGAAATGAAGGAGGAGGACGTCGTCAATGACGATGCATTTATCGGTGGCACTTACCACCTGGGTAGAAACGGTTTGAAAGAGAAGGTGTTGAAGGGTATTTCAGATGAAGAAGTCTACAAATTGCAATTCGATTGCATAGATGAGGCTAAAACATTTTACAACATGTTAGCAAAAGTAGCCGGATTTAGTATTCGAAAAGATGATTTGAAGCGAGACAAGAATGGAGATATAATATCTCGAAAGTGGGTGTGTTCTAGAGAAGGACAGTGA